Proteins encoded by one window of Paroedura picta isolate Pp20150507F chromosome 9, Ppicta_v3.0, whole genome shotgun sequence:
- the YTHDF3 gene encoding YTH domain-containing family protein 3 isoform X1, translated as MSATSVDQRPKGQGNKVSVQNGSIHQKDAVNDDDFEPYLSSQTNQSNSYPPMSDPYMPSYYAPSIGFPYSLGEAAWSTAGDPPMPYLTTYGQMSNGEHHYIPDGVFSQPGALGNTPPFLGQHGFNFFPGNADFSTWGTSGSQGQSTQSSAYSSSYGYPPSSLGRAIADGQAGFGNDTLSKVPGISSIEQGMTGLKIGGDMTVAVTKTVGSALSSAGMTSIAANSVPAVSSSAPKPTSWAAIARKPAKPQPKLKPKGNVGIGGPAVPPPPIKHNMNIGTWDDKGSVVKAPPTQPVLPPQTIIQQPQPLIQPPPMVQSQLPPQQPQQQQGPQQQAQPHQLQQQQLQNRWVAPRNRGVGFNQSNGAGNENYGIGVIPVSSSPSGVEVHPVLEKLKAINNYNPKDFDWNLKNGRVFIIKSYSEDDIHRSIKYSIWCSTEHGNKRLDAAYRSLNGKGPLYLLFSVNGSGHFCGVAEMKSVVDYNAYAGVWSQDKWKGKFDVKWIFVKDVPNNQLRHIRLENNDNKPVTNSRDTQEVPLEKAKQVLKIIATFKHTTSIFDDFAHYEKRQEEEEAMRRERNRNKQ; from the exons TTTCAGTGCAGAACGGTTCGATTCATCAAAAGGATGCAGTAAATGATGATGATTTTGAGCCATATCTAAGTAGCCAGACAAATCAG AGTAATAGCTATCCACCAATGTCAGACCCATATATGCCTAGTTATTATGCACCATCCATTGGATTTCCATACTCTCTGGGTGAAGCAGCTTGGTCTACAGCAGGAGATCCTCCAATGCCATACTTGACAACTTACGGACAGATGAGCAATGGTGAACACCACTACATCCCTGATGGTGTGTTTAGTCAACCTGGGGCTTTAGGAAATACCCCTCCGTTCCTTGGTCAAcatggatttaatttttttcctgggaatGCAGATTTCTCTACGTGGGGGACAAGTGGATCTCAGGGGCAATCAACCCAAAGCTCTGCTTATAGCAGCAGCTATGGCTACCCACCTAGCTCCCTTGGCAGAGCTATAGCCGATGGACAGGCTGGATTTGGCAATGATACCTTAAGTAAGGTGCCTGGTATTAGCAGCATTGAGCAAGGTATGACTGGACTGAAAATTGGCGGTGATATGACAGTTGCGGTAACAAAAACTGTTGGTTCAGCTTTGAGCAGTGCAGGAATGACAAGCATTGCAGCAAATAGTGTGCCTGCAGTTAGCAGTTCAGCACCTAAACCCACCTCTTGGGCTGCCATCGCAAGAAAGCCAGCTAAGCCTCAGCCAAAACTTAAGCCGAAAGGTAATGTGGGAATTGGGGGGCCTGCTGTCCCACCACCCCCTATAAAACACAACATGAATATTGGAACTTGGGATGACAAAGGGTCTGTAgtcaaagctcccccaacccagCCGGTACTGCCTCCTCAGACTATAATTCAGCAGCCTCAGCCATTAATTCAGCCACCACCAATGGTGCAAAGCCAACTGCCTCcacagcagccgcagcagcaacAAGGACCTCAGCAACAGGCCCAGCCACATCAGCTACAGCAACAACAGCTGCAGAATCGCTGGGTAGCTCCTCGCAATAGGGGTGTAGGCTTCAATCAGAGCAATGGAGCTGGCAATGAAAACTATGGTATAGGTGTTATACCAGTTAGCTCTTCACCTTCTGGTGTAGAAGTGCACCCAGTATTGGAGAAACTAAAGGCCATAAATAATTATAATCCCAAAGACTTTGACTGGAACCTGAAGAACGGTCGTGTGTTTATAATCAAAAGTTATTCAGAGGACGATATACATCGTTCCATTAAGTATTCAATCTGGTGTAGTACTGAACATGGTAATAAGCGCTTGGATGCTGCGTACCGTTCGCTGAATGGAAAAGGCCCACTCTATTTACTTTTCAGTGTGAATGGCAGTGGACACTTCTGTGGAGTGGCTGAGATGAAGTCTGTGGTGGACTACAACGCATATGCTGGTGTCTGGTCTCAGGATAAATGGAAGGGGAAGTTTGATGTTAAATGGATCTTTGTTAAAGACGTTCCGAACAACCAGCTGCGGCACATTCGCTTGGAAAACAATGACAACAAACCAGTTACCAATTCGAGGGACACTCAAGAAGTACCCCTAGAAAAAGCCAAGCAAGTGCTTAAAATAATTGCTACTTTCAAGCATACCACCTCAATCTTTGATGACTTTGCACATTATGAGAAGCgtcaagaggaggaggaagccatgCGTAGG GAGAGAAATAGAAACAAACAATAA
- the YTHDF3 gene encoding YTH domain-containing family protein 3 isoform X3, with amino-acid sequence MSDPYMPSYYAPSIGFPYSLGEAAWSTAGDPPMPYLTTYGQMSNGEHHYIPDGVFSQPGALGNTPPFLGQHGFNFFPGNADFSTWGTSGSQGQSTQSSAYSSSYGYPPSSLGRAIADGQAGFGNDTLSKVPGISSIEQGMTGLKIGGDMTVAVTKTVGSALSSAGMTSIAANSVPAVSSSAPKPTSWAAIARKPAKPQPKLKPKGNVGIGGPAVPPPPIKHNMNIGTWDDKGSVVKAPPTQPVLPPQTIIQQPQPLIQPPPMVQSQLPPQQPQQQQGPQQQAQPHQLQQQQLQNRWVAPRNRGVGFNQSNGAGNENYGIGVIPVSSSPSGVEVHPVLEKLKAINNYNPKDFDWNLKNGRVFIIKSYSEDDIHRSIKYSIWCSTEHGNKRLDAAYRSLNGKGPLYLLFSVNGSGHFCGVAEMKSVVDYNAYAGVWSQDKWKGKFDVKWIFVKDVPNNQLRHIRLENNDNKPVTNSRDTQEVPLEKAKQVLKIIATFKHTTSIFDDFAHYEKRQEEEEAMRRERNRNKQ; translated from the exons ATGTCAGACCCATATATGCCTAGTTATTATGCACCATCCATTGGATTTCCATACTCTCTGGGTGAAGCAGCTTGGTCTACAGCAGGAGATCCTCCAATGCCATACTTGACAACTTACGGACAGATGAGCAATGGTGAACACCACTACATCCCTGATGGTGTGTTTAGTCAACCTGGGGCTTTAGGAAATACCCCTCCGTTCCTTGGTCAAcatggatttaatttttttcctgggaatGCAGATTTCTCTACGTGGGGGACAAGTGGATCTCAGGGGCAATCAACCCAAAGCTCTGCTTATAGCAGCAGCTATGGCTACCCACCTAGCTCCCTTGGCAGAGCTATAGCCGATGGACAGGCTGGATTTGGCAATGATACCTTAAGTAAGGTGCCTGGTATTAGCAGCATTGAGCAAGGTATGACTGGACTGAAAATTGGCGGTGATATGACAGTTGCGGTAACAAAAACTGTTGGTTCAGCTTTGAGCAGTGCAGGAATGACAAGCATTGCAGCAAATAGTGTGCCTGCAGTTAGCAGTTCAGCACCTAAACCCACCTCTTGGGCTGCCATCGCAAGAAAGCCAGCTAAGCCTCAGCCAAAACTTAAGCCGAAAGGTAATGTGGGAATTGGGGGGCCTGCTGTCCCACCACCCCCTATAAAACACAACATGAATATTGGAACTTGGGATGACAAAGGGTCTGTAgtcaaagctcccccaacccagCCGGTACTGCCTCCTCAGACTATAATTCAGCAGCCTCAGCCATTAATTCAGCCACCACCAATGGTGCAAAGCCAACTGCCTCcacagcagccgcagcagcaacAAGGACCTCAGCAACAGGCCCAGCCACATCAGCTACAGCAACAACAGCTGCAGAATCGCTGGGTAGCTCCTCGCAATAGGGGTGTAGGCTTCAATCAGAGCAATGGAGCTGGCAATGAAAACTATGGTATAGGTGTTATACCAGTTAGCTCTTCACCTTCTGGTGTAGAAGTGCACCCAGTATTGGAGAAACTAAAGGCCATAAATAATTATAATCCCAAAGACTTTGACTGGAACCTGAAGAACGGTCGTGTGTTTATAATCAAAAGTTATTCAGAGGACGATATACATCGTTCCATTAAGTATTCAATCTGGTGTAGTACTGAACATGGTAATAAGCGCTTGGATGCTGCGTACCGTTCGCTGAATGGAAAAGGCCCACTCTATTTACTTTTCAGTGTGAATGGCAGTGGACACTTCTGTGGAGTGGCTGAGATGAAGTCTGTGGTGGACTACAACGCATATGCTGGTGTCTGGTCTCAGGATAAATGGAAGGGGAAGTTTGATGTTAAATGGATCTTTGTTAAAGACGTTCCGAACAACCAGCTGCGGCACATTCGCTTGGAAAACAATGACAACAAACCAGTTACCAATTCGAGGGACACTCAAGAAGTACCCCTAGAAAAAGCCAAGCAAGTGCTTAAAATAATTGCTACTTTCAAGCATACCACCTCAATCTTTGATGACTTTGCACATTATGAGAAGCgtcaagaggaggaggaagccatgCGTAGG GAGAGAAATAGAAACAAACAATAA
- the YTHDF3 gene encoding YTH domain-containing family protein 3 isoform X2 yields MMHTTESNSYPPMSDPYMPSYYAPSIGFPYSLGEAAWSTAGDPPMPYLTTYGQMSNGEHHYIPDGVFSQPGALGNTPPFLGQHGFNFFPGNADFSTWGTSGSQGQSTQSSAYSSSYGYPPSSLGRAIADGQAGFGNDTLSKVPGISSIEQGMTGLKIGGDMTVAVTKTVGSALSSAGMTSIAANSVPAVSSSAPKPTSWAAIARKPAKPQPKLKPKGNVGIGGPAVPPPPIKHNMNIGTWDDKGSVVKAPPTQPVLPPQTIIQQPQPLIQPPPMVQSQLPPQQPQQQQGPQQQAQPHQLQQQQLQNRWVAPRNRGVGFNQSNGAGNENYGIGVIPVSSSPSGVEVHPVLEKLKAINNYNPKDFDWNLKNGRVFIIKSYSEDDIHRSIKYSIWCSTEHGNKRLDAAYRSLNGKGPLYLLFSVNGSGHFCGVAEMKSVVDYNAYAGVWSQDKWKGKFDVKWIFVKDVPNNQLRHIRLENNDNKPVTNSRDTQEVPLEKAKQVLKIIATFKHTTSIFDDFAHYEKRQEEEEAMRRERNRNKQ; encoded by the exons ATGATGCATACAACAGAG AGTAATAGCTATCCACCAATGTCAGACCCATATATGCCTAGTTATTATGCACCATCCATTGGATTTCCATACTCTCTGGGTGAAGCAGCTTGGTCTACAGCAGGAGATCCTCCAATGCCATACTTGACAACTTACGGACAGATGAGCAATGGTGAACACCACTACATCCCTGATGGTGTGTTTAGTCAACCTGGGGCTTTAGGAAATACCCCTCCGTTCCTTGGTCAAcatggatttaatttttttcctgggaatGCAGATTTCTCTACGTGGGGGACAAGTGGATCTCAGGGGCAATCAACCCAAAGCTCTGCTTATAGCAGCAGCTATGGCTACCCACCTAGCTCCCTTGGCAGAGCTATAGCCGATGGACAGGCTGGATTTGGCAATGATACCTTAAGTAAGGTGCCTGGTATTAGCAGCATTGAGCAAGGTATGACTGGACTGAAAATTGGCGGTGATATGACAGTTGCGGTAACAAAAACTGTTGGTTCAGCTTTGAGCAGTGCAGGAATGACAAGCATTGCAGCAAATAGTGTGCCTGCAGTTAGCAGTTCAGCACCTAAACCCACCTCTTGGGCTGCCATCGCAAGAAAGCCAGCTAAGCCTCAGCCAAAACTTAAGCCGAAAGGTAATGTGGGAATTGGGGGGCCTGCTGTCCCACCACCCCCTATAAAACACAACATGAATATTGGAACTTGGGATGACAAAGGGTCTGTAgtcaaagctcccccaacccagCCGGTACTGCCTCCTCAGACTATAATTCAGCAGCCTCAGCCATTAATTCAGCCACCACCAATGGTGCAAAGCCAACTGCCTCcacagcagccgcagcagcaacAAGGACCTCAGCAACAGGCCCAGCCACATCAGCTACAGCAACAACAGCTGCAGAATCGCTGGGTAGCTCCTCGCAATAGGGGTGTAGGCTTCAATCAGAGCAATGGAGCTGGCAATGAAAACTATGGTATAGGTGTTATACCAGTTAGCTCTTCACCTTCTGGTGTAGAAGTGCACCCAGTATTGGAGAAACTAAAGGCCATAAATAATTATAATCCCAAAGACTTTGACTGGAACCTGAAGAACGGTCGTGTGTTTATAATCAAAAGTTATTCAGAGGACGATATACATCGTTCCATTAAGTATTCAATCTGGTGTAGTACTGAACATGGTAATAAGCGCTTGGATGCTGCGTACCGTTCGCTGAATGGAAAAGGCCCACTCTATTTACTTTTCAGTGTGAATGGCAGTGGACACTTCTGTGGAGTGGCTGAGATGAAGTCTGTGGTGGACTACAACGCATATGCTGGTGTCTGGTCTCAGGATAAATGGAAGGGGAAGTTTGATGTTAAATGGATCTTTGTTAAAGACGTTCCGAACAACCAGCTGCGGCACATTCGCTTGGAAAACAATGACAACAAACCAGTTACCAATTCGAGGGACACTCAAGAAGTACCCCTAGAAAAAGCCAAGCAAGTGCTTAAAATAATTGCTACTTTCAAGCATACCACCTCAATCTTTGATGACTTTGCACATTATGAGAAGCgtcaagaggaggaggaagccatgCGTAGG GAGAGAAATAGAAACAAACAATAA